In Xanthomonas sacchari, a genomic segment contains:
- a CDS encoding TonB-dependent siderophore receptor, with product MCDFTDAGTSQRQIGWRAFPAALHERKPASRNLLGVALGAAILVGAQNAFAAESAQRSNEAGENTPHETQTLPAVKVTRRTDAAATEGTGSYTTGETAAATRLPLSLRDTPQSVTVITRQRMDDQQLTSVQGVLENTTGIASYQSDSERTSFYSRGFLINNLQYDGIPTVVGNIVNGSGIGSLDTAFYDRVEVVRGASGLLTGTGNPSAAINLVRKRPTPEFSASASLGAGSWDTYRGMADVSTPLTQDGRIRARAVGTYQDGHSYLDRYKPQRKSFYGIIEADLTADTTLSVGVDYQDITPKGATWGGMPLWFSDGTQAHYPRSSSYAQDWSRWDNTLKTGFAELAHRFGNGWTLRAVANQYRTDYDAELLGLVGRPDRATGLGVSPNGAYPVALASDGRSRQNTVDVMASGPFELLGRQHDLVLGATSSRRTASQRDIAPFYAGFMPVDVYDLSQPYPRPDFAAMTWIPTGTRIKQSGVYGAARFSLADPLHLIVGGRVSNYDIDDTAGNNRLHYKKTGEFTPYAGLIYDLDTTYSAYVSYTGIFNPQTDYRDSKGNVLTPSKGKTKELGLKGNYLDGRLNASIAVFETTLDNAAQSVAGTYTPGGAQAYKGADGTKSRGIELDLQGELAHGWNIAAGIAHFTAEDGDGVRLNSQLPRTTAQLFTTYRLPGAGSKLTLGGGVKWQSRIYEAPNTGTSSLGGEQRSYALASLLARYAITQKTHLAVNVNNVFDKKYALQKGDFDTVSYGAPRNVMVTLDYTY from the coding sequence ATGTGCGATTTCACGGATGCTGGCACGTCCCAGCGGCAAATCGGTTGGCGCGCCTTCCCTGCTGCACTGCATGAGCGCAAGCCCGCGTCCCGCAACCTGCTGGGCGTCGCGCTGGGGGCGGCCATCCTCGTCGGCGCGCAGAACGCATTCGCCGCCGAGTCGGCGCAGCGATCGAACGAGGCTGGAGAAAACACGCCCCACGAAACGCAGACCTTGCCGGCCGTCAAGGTCACGCGCCGCACGGATGCGGCCGCGACCGAAGGGACCGGCTCCTACACCACGGGCGAGACGGCGGCGGCCACGCGCCTGCCGCTGTCACTGCGGGACACGCCGCAGTCGGTCACGGTGATCACGCGCCAACGCATGGACGACCAGCAACTGACGTCGGTGCAGGGCGTGCTGGAGAACACCACCGGGATCGCGTCGTATCAGTCCGACAGCGAACGGACGAGTTTCTACTCGCGCGGATTTCTGATCAACAACCTGCAGTACGACGGCATTCCCACGGTGGTCGGCAACATCGTCAACGGCAGCGGCATCGGCTCGCTCGATACCGCGTTCTACGACCGTGTCGAGGTCGTGCGCGGCGCCTCCGGCCTGCTGACCGGCACCGGCAATCCCTCGGCCGCCATCAATCTCGTGCGCAAACGCCCGACCCCGGAATTCTCAGCGTCCGCCTCGCTGGGCGCGGGGAGCTGGGACACCTACCGGGGAATGGCCGACGTCTCCACGCCGTTGACCCAGGACGGTCGCATCCGCGCGCGCGCGGTGGGCACGTACCAGGACGGCCATTCGTACCTCGACCGCTACAAACCGCAGAGGAAATCGTTCTACGGCATCATCGAGGCGGATCTGACCGCGGACACGACGCTGAGTGTGGGCGTCGACTATCAGGACATCACGCCGAAAGGCGCCACCTGGGGCGGCATGCCGCTGTGGTTCAGCGACGGCACGCAGGCACACTACCCGCGCTCCAGCAGCTATGCGCAGGACTGGAGCCGTTGGGACAACACGCTCAAAACCGGGTTTGCCGAGCTCGCGCATCGCTTCGGCAACGGCTGGACGCTCCGCGCCGTCGCGAACCAGTACCGCACGGACTACGATGCCGAGCTGCTCGGCCTGGTCGGCCGCCCCGATCGCGCCACGGGACTGGGCGTCTCCCCCAACGGGGCGTATCCGGTCGCGCTGGCGTCCGACGGGCGGAGCCGGCAAAACACCGTCGATGTGATGGCCAGCGGCCCGTTCGAACTGCTGGGCCGCCAGCACGATCTGGTGCTGGGGGCGACGAGCTCGCGCCGCACCGCCAGCCAGCGGGACATCGCGCCCTTCTACGCGGGCTTCATGCCGGTCGACGTGTATGACCTGAGCCAACCCTATCCCCGGCCCGACTTCGCCGCCATGACGTGGATACCCACCGGCACCCGGATCAAGCAGAGCGGTGTCTATGGCGCAGCCCGCTTTTCCCTGGCCGATCCACTGCACCTCATCGTCGGCGGCCGCGTCAGCAACTACGACATCGACGACACCGCCGGCAACAACAGGCTGCACTACAAGAAAACGGGCGAGTTCACCCCGTATGCGGGCTTGATCTACGACCTCGATACGACCTACTCGGCCTACGTCAGCTACACCGGCATCTTCAACCCGCAAACGGATTACCGGGACAGCAAGGGCAACGTGCTCACGCCGTCCAAGGGAAAAACCAAGGAACTCGGCCTGAAGGGCAACTACCTCGACGGACGCCTGAATGCGTCGATCGCCGTGTTCGAAACCACGCTGGACAACGCGGCGCAGAGCGTCGCCGGGACCTATACGCCAGGCGGCGCGCAAGCCTACAAAGGCGCCGACGGGACAAAGTCGCGCGGCATCGAGCTGGACCTGCAAGGCGAGTTGGCGCATGGCTGGAACATCGCTGCAGGCATCGCGCACTTCACCGCGGAAGATGGCGATGGCGTCCGCCTGAATTCGCAACTCCCGCGCACCACGGCCCAGCTCTTCACCACCTACCGATTGCCGGGTGCGGGGAGCAAGTTGACGCTGGGCGGCGGCGTCAAATGGCAAAGCCGCATCTACGAGGCGCCCAATACCGGCACCAGTTCACTGGGCGGGGAACAGCGTTCCTATGCCCTCGCCTCCCTGCTGGCGCGCTACGCCATCACGCAGAAGACCCATCTGGCCGTGAACGTCAACAACGTTTTCGACAAGAAATACGCGCTGCAGAAGGGCGACTTCGACACCGTGAGTTACGGCGCACCGCGCAACGTGATGGTGACGCTGGACTACACGTATTGA
- a CDS encoding efflux RND transporter periplasmic adaptor subunit — MSASLSRAKPIAIGVVGLVVVFGLLYAWRATRGSGADAHDMPPLPVSTIRAQSRAVADELQAVGNVRAVREVLLAPDTSGRVTAIHFEAGQTVKEGAALVQLYDAPEQADRAAAAAKADFAQAQLRRSQELAPTGAEPREVFEQHKAEAAQAAAAVRQWDARIRQKSIRAPFSGQIGIRRINPGQYLNAGDAIATLTQLDPLYVDFTLPQQDLPKLAPGMAVQVSVDAAPDRVFTGSISSIEPRIDGETRNVVVQALLPNADRLLKSGMYATARLTLPIKADGIVLPLTAIQTSASGDSVVLVRDANAQGIGKAVAVPVVTGRRLGEDVVVTQGVKAGDIVVMAGQNRLPPGAMVKINAPAPPMPPAGMAVASAAGAR, encoded by the coding sequence ATGAGCGCCTCTCTCTCCCGCGCCAAGCCCATTGCCATCGGCGTCGTCGGCCTGGTCGTGGTCTTCGGCCTGCTTTATGCCTGGCGCGCCACCCGTGGCAGCGGCGCCGACGCCCATGACATGCCGCCGTTGCCGGTCTCGACGATCCGCGCTCAATCCCGTGCTGTGGCCGACGAGTTGCAGGCCGTCGGCAACGTGCGAGCCGTGCGCGAAGTGCTGCTGGCTCCCGACACCTCGGGCCGCGTGACCGCCATCCATTTCGAAGCCGGCCAGACCGTCAAGGAGGGCGCGGCGTTGGTGCAGCTCTATGACGCTCCCGAACAAGCGGATCGTGCGGCGGCGGCGGCAAAGGCCGATTTCGCCCAGGCGCAACTGCGGCGCTCGCAGGAGTTGGCCCCCACCGGCGCCGAACCGCGCGAGGTGTTCGAACAACACAAAGCGGAGGCCGCCCAGGCCGCGGCGGCAGTGCGACAGTGGGACGCAAGGATCCGGCAGAAGAGCATACGTGCGCCATTCTCCGGCCAGATCGGCATCCGGCGCATCAATCCCGGCCAGTACCTCAACGCCGGCGATGCGATCGCCACGCTGACCCAGCTCGACCCGCTCTACGTGGACTTCACGCTTCCCCAGCAGGACTTGCCGAAGCTGGCGCCGGGCATGGCGGTGCAGGTCAGCGTGGACGCCGCGCCGGACAGGGTGTTCACCGGAAGCATCAGCAGCATCGAGCCGCGCATCGACGGCGAAACCCGCAATGTGGTCGTGCAGGCACTGCTGCCCAACGCCGATCGACTCTTGAAGTCTGGAATGTATGCGACGGCCCGGCTGACCTTGCCGATCAAGGCCGACGGCATCGTCCTGCCGCTGACCGCCATCCAGACATCCGCTTCCGGCGACAGCGTGGTGCTGGTGCGGGATGCCAACGCGCAGGGAATCGGCAAGGCGGTCGCCGTGCCGGTCGTCACCGGGCGCCGACTCGGCGAAGACGTTGTCGTGACCCAGGGGGTCAAGGCCGGCGACATCGTGGTGATGGCCGGCCAGAACCGGCTGCCGCCGGGGGCGATGGTGAAGATCAATGCGCCAGCGCCCCCGATGCCGCCTGCGGGCATGGCGGTCGCCTCCGCCGCTGGCGCACGGTAG
- a CDS encoding efflux RND transporter permease subunit yields MQFTDIFIRRPILALVVSLLILLMGATAVFLLPVRQYPYLENATITVSTSLPGATQDVMQGFVTTPIAQSIATASGIEYLSSTTKQGKSEIKARLVLNANADRTMTEVLAKVQQVKYQLPAGVTDPVISKSTEGGTAVQYIAFYSKTLSVPQVTDFASRVAQPLFTSIPGVASADVFGGQSLAMRIWIDPVRLAAHGLSAGEISAALRANNVQAAPGQLKSSLTITNISAATDLRGVEDFRQMVVKSSPGGGVVRLSDVATVEVGGQNYNNLSFATGVPAIFVAIQPTPDGNPLEIVKQANALLPKIRAMAPPGLTVAPNYDVARFVNASIEEVKHTLIEAIVIVIVVIFLFLGTFRAVIIPVVTIPLSLIGTAALMLACGFSINLLTLLAMVLAIGLVVDDAIVVVENIHRHIEEGLTPVRAALLGAREIVGPVIAMTITLAAVYAPIGMMGGLTGALFKEFAFTLAGSVIVSGIVALTLSPVMSSMLLSSKQGEGRLAKRIEHAMEGLTAFYGRLLAHTLAARGAVLLVGAVVLAAIVVLFAGTRHELAPTEDQGVVIVVTKAPQYAGVGYTARYAQQIETLFESIPEFDSSFMNIGDYAGGQNMMVGGAILKDWSQRTRSAADIQGQIQAAGGAIDGETLTAVQLPPLPGSSGGLPVQMVLRSPDDFKALYATGEKIKTAAYASGLFLYVQNDLSFDSPQAHVTIDNAKASEMGVSMQSIADTLAVLVGENYVNRFNFHDRSYDVIPQVRGSERMTPEDLGRFYVKTTSGALVPLSTVTRVEMRPQANQLTQFGQMNSATLEMLPAPGVSMGEAVAFLQSQPLPPGTSVDWLSDSRQFVQEGNRLLVSFCFALVVIFLVLAAQFESLRDPLVILVTVPLAVCGALVPLWLGYATLNIYTQIGLVTLIGLISKHGILMVTFANHIQHHDNLSRIEAIEKAAAVRMRPVLMTTAAMVAGLVPLLFADGAGSASRFSIGIVVVMGMLVGTFFTLFVLPTVYSFIAKDHRAAAESPRARELATAEAPDVAL; encoded by the coding sequence ATGCAGTTCACCGACATCTTCATCCGCCGCCCGATCCTCGCACTGGTCGTCAGTCTGCTGATCCTGCTGATGGGCGCCACCGCCGTCTTCCTCCTGCCGGTCCGGCAGTACCCCTACCTGGAGAACGCCACCATCACGGTCAGCACGTCGCTTCCGGGCGCGACCCAGGACGTGATGCAGGGATTCGTCACCACGCCGATCGCGCAATCCATCGCCACGGCCAGCGGCATCGAATACCTCAGTTCGACCACCAAGCAGGGCAAGAGCGAGATCAAGGCGCGCCTGGTGCTCAACGCCAATGCCGATCGCACGATGACCGAAGTGCTCGCCAAGGTGCAACAGGTCAAGTACCAGTTGCCGGCGGGCGTCACCGATCCGGTCATCAGCAAGTCCACCGAGGGCGGCACGGCGGTGCAGTACATCGCCTTCTACAGCAAGACCCTCTCGGTCCCGCAGGTGACGGATTTCGCGTCCCGGGTGGCGCAGCCGCTGTTCACCAGCATTCCCGGGGTGGCCTCGGCCGACGTCTTCGGCGGGCAGTCGCTGGCCATGCGCATCTGGATCGATCCGGTCCGCTTGGCCGCGCATGGGCTGTCGGCCGGCGAGATTTCGGCCGCGCTGCGCGCCAACAATGTGCAGGCCGCGCCGGGCCAACTGAAGAGTTCGCTGACCATCACCAACATCAGCGCGGCCACCGACCTGCGCGGCGTGGAGGACTTCCGCCAGATGGTCGTCAAGTCCAGTCCCGGCGGCGGCGTGGTGCGGCTGTCGGATGTCGCCACCGTCGAGGTCGGAGGCCAGAACTACAACAACCTGTCGTTCGCGACCGGCGTGCCTGCGATCTTCGTCGCCATCCAGCCCACGCCCGATGGCAACCCCCTGGAGATCGTCAAGCAGGCCAACGCATTGCTGCCCAAGATTCGCGCGATGGCGCCGCCGGGGTTGACCGTCGCGCCGAATTACGACGTGGCGCGCTTCGTCAATGCCTCCATCGAGGAGGTGAAGCACACGCTGATCGAAGCGATCGTGATCGTCATCGTGGTGATCTTCCTGTTCCTCGGCACCTTCCGCGCGGTGATCATTCCGGTGGTCACCATTCCGCTGTCGCTGATCGGCACGGCGGCGCTGATGCTGGCCTGCGGCTTCTCGATCAATCTGCTGACCCTGTTGGCGATGGTGCTGGCGATCGGCCTGGTGGTGGACGATGCCATCGTCGTGGTGGAGAACATCCATCGCCACATCGAGGAGGGGCTGACGCCGGTGCGCGCGGCATTGCTCGGCGCCCGCGAGATCGTCGGGCCGGTGATCGCCATGACCATCACGCTCGCGGCGGTGTATGCGCCCATCGGCATGATGGGGGGGCTGACCGGCGCGCTGTTCAAGGAATTCGCCTTCACCCTGGCCGGTTCGGTCATCGTCTCTGGGATCGTCGCCTTGACGCTCTCGCCGGTGATGAGTTCGATGCTGCTCAGTTCCAAGCAGGGCGAAGGGCGGCTGGCGAAGCGGATCGAACACGCCATGGAGGGCTTGACCGCGTTCTATGGACGCCTGCTGGCCCACACGCTGGCCGCGCGCGGCGCGGTCCTGCTGGTCGGCGCGGTCGTGCTGGCGGCGATCGTGGTGTTGTTCGCCGGTACCCGCCACGAGCTGGCGCCGACCGAAGACCAGGGCGTGGTCATTGTCGTCACCAAGGCGCCGCAGTATGCAGGCGTCGGTTACACCGCGCGCTACGCCCAGCAGATCGAGACGCTGTTCGAGTCGATTCCCGAGTTCGACAGCAGCTTCATGAACATCGGCGACTATGCCGGCGGCCAGAACATGATGGTCGGCGGCGCGATCCTCAAGGACTGGTCGCAACGCACGCGATCGGCCGCCGACATCCAAGGCCAGATCCAGGCCGCCGGCGGCGCCATCGACGGCGAGACGCTGACCGCCGTGCAGCTACCGCCGTTGCCCGGCTCCAGCGGCGGGCTGCCGGTGCAGATGGTGCTGCGCTCGCCCGATGACTTCAAGGCGCTGTACGCGACAGGCGAGAAGATCAAGACCGCGGCGTATGCCAGTGGCCTGTTCCTCTATGTGCAGAACGACCTGTCCTTCGACAGCCCGCAGGCGCACGTCACGATCGACAATGCGAAGGCCAGCGAAATGGGCGTGAGCATGCAGTCGATCGCCGACACCTTGGCCGTGCTGGTCGGCGAAAACTACGTCAACCGCTTCAACTTCCACGACCGCTCCTACGACGTGATCCCGCAGGTGCGCGGCAGCGAACGCATGACACCGGAGGACCTCGGGCGCTTCTACGTCAAGACAACCTCCGGCGCGCTGGTGCCGCTGTCGACCGTCACCCGCGTCGAGATGCGTCCGCAGGCCAACCAGCTCACCCAGTTCGGCCAGATGAATTCGGCCACGCTGGAAATGCTGCCGGCCCCCGGCGTGAGCATGGGCGAGGCGGTCGCCTTCCTGCAGTCGCAGCCGCTGCCCCCCGGCACCAGCGTGGACTGGCTCAGCGACAGCCGCCAGTTCGTACAGGAAGGCAATCGCCTGCTGGTGTCGTTCTGCTTCGCCCTGGTGGTCATCTTCCTGGTGCTGGCGGCGCAGTTCGAGAGCCTGCGTGATCCGCTGGTGATCCTGGTGACGGTGCCGCTGGCGGTCTGCGGCGCGCTGGTGCCGCTGTGGCTCGGCTACGCGACGCTCAACATCTACACGCAGATCGGACTGGTCACCTTGATCGGGCTGATCTCCAAGCATGGCATCCTGATGGTCACGTTCGCCAACCATATCCAGCACCACGACAACCTGAGCCGCATCGAGGCGATCGAGAAGGCGGCGGCGGTACGCATGCGCCCGGTGTTGATGACCACGGCGGCGATGGTCGCGGGGCTGGTGCCCTTGCTGTTCGCGGACGGCGCGGGCTCGGCCAGCCGCTTCTCCATCGGCATCGTGGTGGTGATGGGCATGCTGGTCGGCACTTTCTTCACGCTGTTCGTGCTGCCCACCGTCTACAGCTTCATCGCCAAGGACCACCGCGCAGCGGCGGAAAGTCCCCGTGCCCGCGAACTCGCGACCGCGGAGGCTCCCGATGTCGCGCTCTGA
- a CDS encoding efflux transporter outer membrane subunit: MPTASRATTRLPGRAMLMAVVVAGVTAGCASGPDYRPPVTPHTAAGAFVSQPADMDAAASPPPDWWRLYKDPALDTLVQEALSANPDLRVSLANLDRAKAVYREARGGLFPSTEVSAGARYGRDQTTWTGAGRAPTQWSESGGLDVAYEVDLFGRVRRDIEAARDDTDAVAAAHDAAKVVVVAETTRAYVDACTYGESIDVARSSVALAQHSLELVSRQEHAGAASHLDVERAGVTLAQAQAILPPLQGQREAALFELAALLGRTPSRVPDAARTCNRAPEMAQALPIGDGAALLRRRPDVRQAERQLAADTARIGVAVADLYPRVTLGASGSYLRNDFLRGNRTWSFSLGPLISWSFPNTMVARARIAQAKAQADGALAGFDGTVLNALKESEQSLSAYGAAMQQREALIEARDRAENAFRLADQRYRAGSISYLDVLVAQSSLIDARLQVTTADQRVGSARVSVFKALGGGWEQPATR; the protein is encoded by the coding sequence ATGCCGACCGCCTCGCGTGCAACCACGCGCCTTCCTGGCCGCGCGATGTTGATGGCGGTCGTCGTTGCCGGTGTCACCGCTGGCTGCGCCAGTGGTCCTGACTACCGTCCACCGGTCACGCCGCACACCGCTGCAGGCGCCTTCGTCAGCCAGCCGGCCGATATGGACGCCGCCGCGTCGCCACCGCCGGACTGGTGGCGGCTGTACAAGGATCCCGCGCTCGATACGCTGGTGCAGGAAGCCCTGTCGGCCAATCCCGATCTGCGGGTCAGCCTCGCCAACCTCGACCGTGCAAAGGCCGTCTACAGGGAAGCCCGTGGCGGCCTGTTCCCCTCGACCGAGGTGTCGGCTGGCGCACGCTACGGCCGCGACCAGACCACATGGACGGGAGCCGGCCGGGCACCCACGCAATGGAGCGAGAGCGGCGGACTCGACGTCGCCTACGAAGTCGACCTGTTCGGCCGGGTCAGACGCGACATCGAGGCCGCACGCGACGACACCGATGCGGTCGCGGCCGCGCATGATGCCGCCAAGGTCGTTGTCGTCGCCGAGACGACGAGAGCCTATGTGGACGCCTGCACCTATGGCGAGTCCATCGACGTCGCGCGCTCGTCCGTTGCGCTGGCCCAGCACAGCCTGGAACTGGTCAGCCGTCAGGAACACGCCGGCGCGGCGTCGCATCTGGACGTGGAGCGTGCCGGGGTCACGTTGGCGCAGGCCCAGGCGATCTTGCCGCCGTTGCAGGGGCAGCGGGAGGCGGCATTGTTCGAGCTGGCCGCGCTGCTGGGCCGCACGCCCTCGCGCGTGCCCGACGCCGCGCGTACCTGCAACAGGGCGCCGGAGATGGCGCAGGCACTGCCGATCGGCGATGGCGCCGCGCTTTTGCGTCGCCGCCCGGACGTGCGCCAGGCCGAGCGGCAACTGGCCGCCGATACCGCACGGATTGGCGTGGCGGTGGCCGACCTCTATCCGCGCGTCACGCTGGGGGCGTCGGGTAGCTACCTGCGCAACGATTTTCTGAGGGGCAATCGTACCTGGTCGTTCTCGTTGGGACCGCTGATCTCCTGGAGCTTCCCCAACACGATGGTCGCACGCGCCCGCATCGCGCAGGCCAAGGCGCAAGCCGACGGCGCGTTGGCCGGCTTCGACGGAACGGTGTTGAACGCGCTGAAGGAGTCCGAGCAATCGTTGAGCGCCTACGGTGCCGCGATGCAGCAGCGCGAGGCGCTGATCGAAGCGCGTGACCGTGCCGAGAACGCCTTCCGGTTGGCGGATCAGCGCTATCGCGCCGGCTCGATCAGCTATCTCGACGTGCTCGTAGCGCAGAGCAGCCTGATCGACGCGAGGTTGCAAGTGACCACTGCCGACCAGCGCGTGGGCTCCGCACGCGTCAGCGTGTTCAAGGCGCTGGGGGGAGGATGGGAGCAGCCTGCGACACGGTAG
- a CDS encoding Fur family transcriptional regulator: protein MEPCDEPPRIVDLIASFGRKTPQSGHHKAKPTAAADADADADAGSPVSAQERRLIAHKLRPTAARADVLRALEQAAPSCLDASRVYRLLSGRRDRLTPGSVYRALHDLWVAGLLVRTEGTRGRAFYAIKPDLLTARHDTLRCRCGARLVFIEDPVLRAHLRSLAGKEGFVLDAETVFTITTTCARCGQLRTAAHGVAEDDRRSRTRRA, encoded by the coding sequence ATGGAGCCCTGCGATGAACCGCCCCGGATCGTGGATCTGATTGCATCCTTCGGACGCAAAACGCCGCAGTCGGGCCACCACAAGGCGAAGCCTACGGCGGCGGCCGATGCCGATGCCGATGCCGACGCCGGATCGCCGGTGTCGGCGCAGGAGCGGCGCCTGATCGCGCACAAGCTGCGACCGACGGCCGCGCGTGCCGATGTCTTGCGCGCCTTGGAGCAGGCGGCGCCGAGTTGTCTCGATGCCAGCCGGGTGTACCGCCTCCTGAGCGGTCGGCGCGATCGCCTTACGCCGGGATCGGTGTATCGGGCACTGCACGATCTGTGGGTCGCCGGCTTGCTGGTTCGCACGGAAGGCACGCGTGGGCGTGCGTTCTACGCGATCAAGCCCGACCTGCTGACCGCCCGCCACGACACGCTGCGCTGTCGTTGTGGCGCGCGACTGGTGTTCATCGAAGACCCCGTGTTGCGTGCGCACCTGCGGTCGCTTGCCGGGAAGGAGGGCTTCGTGCTCGACGCCGAGACGGTCTTCACCATCACCACCACGTGCGCGCGGTGCGGGCAACTCCGCACTGCAGCGCATGGGGTGGCAGAGGACGATCGAAGGTCACGAACCCGGCGGGCCTGA
- a CDS encoding AraC family transcriptional regulator — MSSVAITEVIEPLDVDNVPRPVVALRATSVTKDWENARHRHHKAQLIYSVRGVLNCEIEDGVWIVPPQCAIWIPGDLPHAARGSGETECHCLFVDPAAAADLPTTCCTIAVSPLLRELLLKVAGFPALYPLGGREDRLIAALLDELVEAPVEDLHLPMPRDARLRRLAELLLADPTDKTSKAVWATRIGMSERSMSRLLLHEIGMSFGRWRRQLHVILALQRLTKGDSVQTVALELGYENASGFVTMFRKAVGKPPARYLSDRRNGAELAPVPGIVLPNDISP, encoded by the coding sequence ATGTCGAGCGTTGCCATCACCGAAGTCATTGAGCCCCTGGACGTCGACAACGTTCCGCGCCCCGTCGTCGCCCTGCGTGCCACCTCGGTGACAAAGGACTGGGAAAATGCCCGGCATCGGCACCACAAGGCGCAGCTGATCTACTCCGTTCGCGGTGTCCTGAATTGCGAAATCGAAGACGGCGTCTGGATCGTGCCGCCGCAGTGCGCCATCTGGATTCCCGGTGACCTGCCCCACGCGGCACGCGGGTCGGGCGAAACCGAATGCCATTGCCTGTTCGTCGATCCCGCCGCCGCCGCCGATCTTCCGACAACCTGCTGCACCATTGCGGTATCGCCCCTGCTGCGCGAGCTGCTGCTGAAGGTGGCCGGTTTTCCTGCCTTGTACCCGCTGGGGGGGCGGGAAGATCGGCTGATTGCCGCCTTGCTCGACGAGCTGGTGGAAGCGCCGGTCGAGGACCTGCATCTGCCCATGCCGCGCGACGCCCGATTGCGCCGCCTCGCGGAACTGCTGCTGGCCGACCCAACGGACAAGACCTCGAAGGCCGTCTGGGCGACCCGCATCGGCATGAGCGAGCGCAGCATGAGCCGCCTGCTGCTGCACGAAATCGGCATGAGTTTCGGGCGCTGGCGCCGGCAACTGCACGTCATCCTGGCGCTTCAGCGCTTGACCAAGGGGGACAGCGTGCAGACGGTGGCATTGGAACTGGGATACGAAAACGCCAGCGGGTTCGTCACCATGTTCCGCAAGGCCGTCGGCAAGCCGCCGGCACGCTATCTTTCCGACCGCAGGAACGGCGCCGAGCTTGCTCCCGTGCCCGGCATCGTGCTGCCCAATGACATCTCGCCTTGA
- a CDS encoding GNAT family N-acetyltransferase gives MIDKHASWNPAAQKRLSLRPRQASDADALFPTMSDPASMRWWSRAPFARVEELRDAFAADGHANWRAWAIVPVGQARAIGFVAAGQRREGVAEIGYLLAREAQGRGYAREAVALLIEQLFAEGQRRLFADTDPDNRPSIALLTALGFRLEGRLRAEWRTHIGLRDALIYGLLAEEWSAGAAG, from the coding sequence GTGATCGACAAGCATGCTTCTTGGAATCCTGCCGCGCAGAAGCGCCTGTCGCTGCGTCCGCGCCAGGCGTCCGACGCCGACGCGTTGTTCCCGACGATGTCCGATCCGGCCAGCATGCGCTGGTGGTCGCGCGCTCCGTTCGCGCGTGTCGAAGAGCTGCGCGATGCCTTCGCCGCCGATGGGCATGCGAACTGGCGTGCTTGGGCGATCGTGCCGGTGGGCCAGGCCCGCGCGATCGGGTTCGTGGCGGCCGGGCAGAGGCGCGAAGGCGTGGCCGAAATCGGCTACCTGCTCGCACGCGAGGCGCAGGGGCGCGGGTATGCGCGCGAAGCGGTCGCCTTGTTGATCGAGCAGTTGTTCGCGGAGGGACAGCGGCGCCTCTTCGCCGATACCGATCCGGACAACCGGCCCTCCATCGCATTGCTCACGGCGCTCGGCTTCCGCCTGGAGGGCCGCTTGCGGGCCGAATGGCGTACCCACATCGGTCTCCGCGATGCGCTCATCTATGGGCTGCTGGCCGAGGAGTGGAGCGCTGGAGCGGCTGGTTAG
- a CDS encoding acetyltransferase, with protein sequence MMKRKTTTLGIRRSRPDEGDRALQIWRDAVAATHDFLSPPDRLAIEALVRGFLPQAPLWFAVDAHDHPLAFMLIDDGHLQALFVDPAYRGTGVGAALVRHGLALHPRMTTDVNEQNHQAVGFYERMGFRRTGRSPLDDQGKPYPLIHLEYAR encoded by the coding sequence ATGATGAAACGCAAGACCACCACGCTCGGGATAAGACGCTCCCGCCCCGATGAGGGAGATCGCGCACTGCAGATCTGGCGCGACGCGGTCGCGGCGACCCACGACTTCCTGTCGCCGCCGGATCGCCTGGCGATCGAGGCACTGGTGCGCGGGTTTCTTCCGCAGGCCCCGCTCTGGTTCGCCGTGGATGCGCACGACCATCCGCTGGCGTTCATGCTGATCGACGATGGGCATCTGCAGGCGCTGTTCGTCGACCCGGCGTATCGCGGGACCGGCGTGGGGGCGGCGCTCGTGCGCCACGGGCTGGCGCTGCATCCGCGCATGACGACCGACGTCAACGAACAGAACCACCAGGCCGTCGGCTTCTACGAAAGGATGGGTTTCAGGCGCACAGGCCGTTCCCCGCTCGACGACCAGGGCAAGCCGTATCCGCTGATCCACCTGGAATATGCGCGATGA